Genomic window (Vigna radiata var. radiata cultivar VC1973A chromosome 1, Vradiata_ver6, whole genome shotgun sequence):
AAGTTGACCAAAGAAATAGATTGACAACGATTGCATGAGCAAAAAATCTTGAGCATAGGTTATaatgaaggaaaatgatatttagataatatctttttcacgaatattatttatgtgttattttgtgattggtttaaaattattatacaatcaataataataatcatatagatcaatcacagaataacacgtaaatgatatttaaatatcgtaaaaaaatattgtctaaagtATCGTTGTCCTATAATTAATCCATTTGTAATATTTTCAAGAGAATAACAAcaacagaagaaaaagaaaaacactgtCTATGTGCTGTTTGTGAGTGGAAAATGAATATTCAAATCAATTTTGCAGGCTTATGAGGAATTGGGATTTTGTTTGACTTTGAAATTTTCCCTTTTGTAATGTTTCAGACAGCAATACATAACACATATGTAAGTATTGCATGGGGTTTCTAGAAATGTAGCAAATGTTAAGGACGTTTCAGCTTGGCTTAAAGCTAGCAAGacatgaatataatattttctgaaAAGATCAAACTTAGTTTAAATATCAAGAATGAGAACAATCGCATAAGAATTATCCAGtttcatttttcacaaaattagttttctattttaGAGAGAAATGTATTTCCTTTTACCACTAAACCTTGTacgttttttattattagagcAGTTAAAGAGTTTATCaagaacaatttaaaaaattatatgggATTGGTTGAATGtgtttgtaaataaatttaaataaataaaatctacttTATGAGAGCAGGTTGTCTCAACCAATaccaagataaaaaaatgatattgaatATCATAATTTgcaatgataatatattatttaaatataaacagtaatttattattaacattctataattattataatacaaataaatatttttctaaataagatgttaatgaataattaatgaataattattgtaatattacactataaaagaaaattaatattgtgaatctctaaaataaagaattattaatGATAAGATATGTgacaaaatatttgattttctctaaTTGTCctactattatttatatatatatatatatatatatatatatatatatattttacctgATCTAAAATTTTTGAAGATCGTTCTTTTTTTCGATTTACTTGTATTCTAAACGTTTGCATGGtttctttctcacttctcttcaCGTTCACAGTTCTTCTTGAGTTATAGTTTTTGATTGTTGATTTTCAGTTTAGTTTGTGGTtttcaatttagaccaaatttaAGATacttataaaaagaatattttgacGCTTAAATAAGTAGGGTTAATATGTAGGACTATAATCTTATTACATAAAGTTAACATTTTGTCCTATCTTTTTTTCCTATTTGTAGGAATGATTGGTGGACTTTCCACTATTGATGGATTAgtgaaaacttaattttgtcTTAACCTTATtctatatttacttttaatcatCACTATAGTTAGTGTTTTACATAGATTGAGCCTAATATTTGTTTGATTCAAGACATTGTTTTTTATTCCTTATTCAACATGGTGTTAGTAATAGTTTTAACGAAGAGTTTTTATGCAATTAAAGAGACAATTATGTCAATAACTGATGTCAGGACAAGAGAGTTCATTTacatatgtgtatatatgtataattattttacaaaataatttgatCGGCAAAACTAAActcctttaaattaaaaaataaataattaaaaaaaaagtatctcaATTCATTCACTAAGAactttgaaagagaaaattataaaaaaaaaatcttattttaaagttaaaaacaaaaattttggaaatttttttagGTGGTTTTAACACTATAACTTGTactactacaaaaaaaatggtatttaaGGGGGGTTATTTTGCGGAGGTTATAAAACCCCCCCGCAAATTAATAAGATTTAAATTAGTTCTATTGAATNGTAAAAGTCCTAATAATAGCGGAGGTTTTAAGGTGTTCTTAAGGAGGTTCGTTagtaatcaaattataattcatttttctttttatttttgttcgtTTTCCTTCCATCATTTtatcttactttattttttcttcaaattgcTAAACCTAAACTTAACTCCATCAAACTCTTCCTTTTCTCGACCTTCCCGTCACAGCCATTCTCGACCAGAAAAAGCACAATGGCGACCCGCTGCAAAGTGCTGAGAAGGTGATCTCGTAGAGGAGCTCGATGTCGCCTATCATGAAGGCGGTGAGGAGTTCGGGCGTTGAACTGGACGAGGGAGTCGCAGACTTGGGAGACGAGTATACAGTCGAAGGGGTTTTCAGTTCTaggttttccatttttattcaaaactcaaATCTCAAAATCATCTCTTTTAGGTTTAGGTTTCATGTTTCAAAGGCTTCACCTTTCACCACTGTCCACAAATTCGTGACATCATAAAACCCTAATCGAAGTTGAGACAATTCTCAAACGCCTCGGCACTTATGGCGGCCACAACAGTATTGTTTGGTGTTGCGATGTCTTTCCATATTGATTTCACTTCCaattcaacttttcaaaattGTCTCTCACACTGATTGTTAATGGTGCAGGAAATTCTGGTTAACTCATAACTGGGAGTGGGGATTATTGTTGCCCTGTACGTGTTTGATGAAATTCCTAAGTTAAGTGCAATACATTTTTGTTGCCCACCTCTTGTTATTGTTGGCTTGTTGTAGTGATTGTTTCTGTTGTTCTATAGTTGGTTGTGGACGTGATTCTGACTCCGGTTGAGGATCTTGCTGTTTTGGTGCTTGTTGCTGGTCATTTTGGAGAATTTGTTGCAGGTCCATGCTCTACTCCAGAGCCCGTAATGATCCAAGTTGTAGACACCATTGCCGCTACAACAGATCTCAGTGAATATGAGAATAACGAATGGCTTTTTTTTTAGGACATGGATGGTATAAAAATCATCGGTGGTGGTACTTTTGATGGTGTCGGTAAGGAATCATGGAAAACGGCTACCGACTGTAAAGCAGACCCCAGCGCAACCTGCATCAGAAACCCTTCTGTAAGTCAGTATCTCATAAACCCTATTAAACCAACACATACATTCTGCAACTCTCTTCTTCAAATtctatatattagtttaaattcaCTAGTTTGGAAATAACATCCACTGGATAATGAAATCTACCTGTTTAATTCTATCATCTATAATAAGTGTTTTTTCGTAAAATGTTGGGTTTGATCTCTACAGATCCTTAGAGTTTTTTATACTACATTTTGTTGTTCTCTTATTGTAGAGACCCATGGTAACCATCATTACCAAACAGATGAAACAGTTTCCAAGCTTAAAAAGAGTTCAGGACCACCCTACAGATACAACCAAAAATTTCACAATAGATGGGCACGAAGGTAGAGTTTCGTTTATCACATCAATGACTGAGCATTTCTGTGCTGGTTGCAATAGATTGCGACTACTTGCTGATGGAAACTTTAAAGTCTGTTTATTTGGTCCTTCGGAGGTAAGTTATATTCAAATCATCAAAGCTCAGTGTATTATGCTTGTCCCCTAAACCTGGTGATGGTAATTGGGCTAAATCTGTGATGTCACTTATATTTGAATACTTAATGTTTTGGGTGAATCTGTAACGCCAGACTTCATGATAATATATGAAGTCTGGATGCTTAGTACGACATGAATACATACAACTACGGGAATACGATCATCTTTTTGAAATTTAGGATATCTATGTTTTGGATTCTTTAACAAAAAGTTATAGATGCATAATATGGgtgaagaaagagagagtggTAATTTCTCATTAACTCATGATTATGAGGATtgctatttaatttaaaaaattagtatgAATGTAGAAGTATCAGCATTTGACATGGGAACAACACCTTTATGTTTCCATTTTTGGAGTATCAGGACATCATAGATCATATTAAATGCAGGCCTTCTAAATGTACAGTTAATTGAATTGGATACTTAGGTGATGAGGGTGAAGGATTCGGGATTAAGGAATTGGTATTTAAGGCctataatttttgtttgcaACTAAAATCAGGATTTTCTATGCAAACTTTTAGCAATCTAGTTTTATAAAGAGTGTGATTGATTCCTTGCAGTTAGCTACTTTGGAACTGTGATGTCTACTGTTATTTCTGAATTCTTGATACGGTACATGCTTGATGATGGGAAAAAGGGAAACTATCTGATATGACCAACTcataatagaaaaacataacttcaaatatttatttacaaagaTAGAAGTGCCCTGCAAAAAGTGGATTCCTATAGTAAGTCTTGATATTTGTCAGTAAATGGAAGATTTGATACACATTAGGACACGATCTTTACAAGCATTAAAATATGTCTCTACCATTTGGGATTGAACATGCACACTGTCTTGCCCCTTCTTTCCATTGCACGTGCTATTTGATTTGATattctatttattgtttttagatGCACTAATGTACTTTCATAATTCTTTTGAATTCTtaatcatttttgaaaattttccaatCAATGAAACTGATAAACATTTTCCCTATTAAAGACATGCCCGTCATTATGGATGTTATCTATACCATTTATGTTCAAGTCAAAGGTGCTTGATGTATGTATGGATGTTGACATCGGTCAGGACAATAAAACATGTCATAACATACATATGGCATCTTTAATGTGAGCTTCACCAAAaggtttttgtgatttttttatatgggtCGTGTTTCAGGTTAGTTTAAGAGATCCCTTGAGATGTGGTGCAGAGGATCATGAACTTAGGGAGATAATAGGAGCAGCGGTATGcacttcttcttattattattattgctaaATCTCAATTGTGTTGTAAtgatttataattcttttatttctttaccaGGACTTATCATTCTCTTAATATGATGATGCTGCAATAGAATTTCACTCACtgctattttaatttaacatgcTAATGAACCTTTATTAAAGAAGATATACTGCAAATAGGCCTATGATACATATTGGTGGATAaggtttcttcttctttatttatttattttctataaaggTTAT
Coding sequences:
- the LOC106778698 gene encoding GTP 3',8-cyclase, mitochondrial-like isoform X2; this encodes MDGIKIIGGGTFDGVGKESWKTATDCKADPSATCIRNPSMKQFPSLKRVQDHPTDTTKNFTIDGHEGRVSFITSMTEHFCAGCNRLRLLADGNFKVCLFGPSEVSLRDPLRCGAEDHELREIIGAAVSYIHSRPPE
- the LOC106778698 gene encoding GTP 3',8-cyclase, mitochondrial-like isoform X1 — translated: MDGIKIIGGGTFDGVGKESWKTATDCKADPSATCIRNPSRPMVTIITKQMKQFPSLKRVQDHPTDTTKNFTIDGHEGRVSFITSMTEHFCAGCNRLRLLADGNFKVCLFGPSEVSLRDPLRCGAEDHELREIIGAAVSYIHSRPPE